The following proteins are co-located in the Neodiprion virginianus isolate iyNeoVirg1 chromosome 6, iyNeoVirg1.1, whole genome shotgun sequence genome:
- the LOC124308209 gene encoding uncharacterized protein LOC124308209 produces MGDQQILVGHKKPSEVQKTYFGQKPVTPKKVRVLPQCTLKDMIYKALETSSNLRGIRPRDIKKFIDVKYNISLDSQHILKAIQAGITNGEILQIKRNGSKVPVRRYRLSKYTKPKVHCAAQKNKTPVPSVKSINFNEQRKNKTTDTEAMDKMIFGEVKMETDEELELAQIVDRNVYLVDNWSEINSLKYVQPVNAQKPKPINRIINAQPANDQRLESKVQIKNSSRLFNTGSNGIDAAEIDSMISHALHSPPNSSGILLNEIVEFLGKHYGIDEQRSLPYIQGYLKYSVKKGVLFKNGNRYKKTRTVGKIDSYSSTQIHAESNIVDVTTNRETGAYNHLAINAVNFPANAVYLPEFKLEPEDREIESRSEPLLDGKELQLVRTNNVIQSNEKKRRAANITKCKFQVKSKNLPAKHCVSTIEPMKKRSLTGIAAQCNIQLGKKKLEQFTGVNIMSAQFIEVEDLFIKQELADEEANEESSTSFGEHGTRVENWIQQGYSNFRIEQASSYNGTYKQSVNKSRSTGYDDFQIYRVQQQKKNTAKSLSEMSEKPLFTREMLEMISNFNPHSISKESMFSIDEIREYISWCPMSFVDNQDASMADLFWKQVELENNVSCLRLTSNEVTSSDSLDCRACGFQLKFGVSYCNTCLLHVENTMRNCNICHLICNRGDVFYKHFIWEHTPLLHEINQVPPSPAIDNIQKLLNTLVKNNLFRCRLCAFSTNRIQVFDVHLIDYHTLKQTVFPQLPEVSEPENVFIFRDEVTNTCCHKCKECDFMCNRREFMVQHILDGHIIGEDESYEDWFFRISNYEERMINQKPRRDAADLKIYSGLCDVCGKFFNNVLHHIERHRLNFKQNNIQDRDNTVLNTVKESTSFTNGVLTYSKQPRKKKKSLNPVLCYICGKILCGTHTFHQHMRIHTTVMYDCNVCGKQFNRQSNLITHRRVHTREKPFECDICKMVFGYKCSIKGHIENVHSETVK; encoded by the coding sequence ATGGGTGATCAGCAGATACTTGTCGGACATAAAAAACCCTCAGAGGTACAAAAAACTTACTTTGGACAAAAACCAGTTACTCCTAAAAAAGTAAGAGTCCTTCCTCAGTGTACTCTCAAAGATATGATATACAAAGCCTTGGAGACATCATCTAATCTGAGAGGAATCAGACCCAGGGATATAAAGAAGTTTATCGATGTAAAATACAATATAAGCCTTGACTCTCAGCATATTCTCAAGGCTATACAAGCAGGCATTACtaatggtgaaattttacaaataaaaagaaatggaTCAAAAGTTCCTGTCAGACGCTACAGATTATCGAAATACACAAAACCAAAAGTTCATTGTGCAGCACAGAAGAATAAGACCCCGGTACCCTCAGTGAAATctataaatttcaatgaacaaagaaaaaacaaaacaactgATACTGAAGCCATGGATAAAATGATATTCGGTGAAGTTAAAATGGAGACCGATGAAGAATTGGAACTGGCTCAAATTGTTGATCGCAATGTTTATTTGGTAGACAATTGGTCTGAAATTAACTCGCTAAAATATGTACAACCTGTAAATGCTCAGAAACCAAAACCCATTAATCGGATAATAAATGCACAGCCTGCTAATGATCAGAGACTGGAATCAAAAGTCCAGATAAAAAATAGCAGCAGATTATTCAACACAGGTTCAAATGGTATCGACGCAGCTGAAATAGATTCTATGATATCACATGCTTTGCATTCGCCGCCAAATTCAAGCGGCATTCTCCTTAACGAGATAGTTGAATTTCTCGGCAAACATTATGGTATTGATGAACAGCGTTCATTACCGTACATTCAGGGGTATCTGAAATACAGCGTTAAGAAAGGAGTTCTGTTCAAAAACGGCAATAGGTATAAAAAGACTCGCACTGTGGGCAAGATTGATTCATACTCATCTACACAAATACATGCTGAAAGCAATATCGTCGATGTAACCACAAATCGAGAAACAGGTGCTTATAATCATCTGGCAATTAATGCAGTAAATTTTCCTGCAAATGCCGTTTATTTACCAGAATTTAAATTAGAACCAGAAGACAGAGAAATCGAATCACGTTCAGAACCATTATTGGATGGCAAAGAATTGCAACTAGTTAGGACTAATAATGTTATCcagtcaaatgaaaaaaaaaggagggcagcaaatattacaaaatgcaaatttcaggtgaaaagtAAGAATTTGCCAGCAAAACATTGCGTTTCTACCATTGAACCAATGAAAAAGAGATCACTCACAGGGATTGCTGCACAATGCAATATTCAACTGGGTAAAAAAAAGCTGGAACAGTTTACTGGTGTAAATATTATGTCGGCCCAGTTTATCGAAGTAGAAGACTTATTTATCAAACAAGAATTGGCCGATGAAGAAGCAAATGAAGAATCCTCCACTTCATTTGGAGAACATGGAACGAGGGTTGAAAATTGGATACAGCAGGGATACAGCAATTTTAGGATTGAACAGGCTTCATCATACAACGGAACTTACAAACAGAGTGTAAACAAATCTCGTTCTACAGGATATgacgattttcaaatatacagagtacaacagcaaaagaaaaatactgcCAAATCTTTATCCGAAATGAGTGAAAAACCTTTATTCACACGAGAAATGTTGGAAATGATAAGTAACTTCAACCCTCACAGTATTTCTAAAGAGTCGATGTTCAGTATAGATGAAATACGTGAGTATATCTCTTGGTGTCCAATGTCATTCGTGGATAATCAAGACGCGTCAATGGCGGATCTCTTTTGGAAACAGGTTGAACTGGAGAATAATGTTTCGTGCCTGAGGCTAACAAGTAATGAAGTTACGAGTAGCGATAGTCTGGATTGCAGGGCATGCGGATTCCAGTTGAAATTTGGCGTATCATACTGCAATACCTGTCTTCTGCACGTTGAAAATACGATGAGAAATTGTAATATTTGCCACCTGATTTGCAATCGCGGGGATGTTTTTTACAAACACTTTATATGGGAGCATACACCGCTGTTGCATGAAATAAACCAAGTTCCTCCATCTCCAGCCATTGATAATATACAGAAGTTATTGAATACACTAGTTAAAAACAATCTGTTTCGATGCAGGCTATGTGCTTTTTCGACAAATAGAATACAGGTGTTTGACGTTCATTTAATTGATTATCATACTTTAAAACAGACTGTATTTCCACAACTACCAGAAGTATCTGAACCTGAAAACGTGTTCATCTTTCGAGACGAAGTCACAAACACCTGCTGTCACAAATGTAAGGAATGCGATTTCATGTGTAACAGAAGGGAATTCATGGTTCAACACATTCTTGATGGACATATTATTGGGGAGGATGAATCTTATGAGGATTGGTTCTTCAGGATTAGCAATTATGAAGAAAGGATGATTAATCAGAAACCTAGGAGAGATGCggcagatttgaaaatttattctggTCTCTGCGATGtgtgtggaaaatttttcaataacgtGTTACATCACATAGAACGGCATCGtctaaattttaaacagaacaatattcaagatcgAGACAACACTGTATTAAATACTGTAAAAGAATCAACCTCATTTACTAATGGTGTACTTACATACTCAAAGCAGCcacggaagaagaagaagtcaCTCAATCCAGTTTTATGTTATATCTGTGGAAAGATTTTATGTGGCACACACACGTTTCACCAACACATGCGTATCCACACTACTGTGATGTACGACTGCAATGTATGTGGAAAACAGTTCAACAGACAGAGTAACCTGATTACACACAGGCGGGTTCACACGCGTGAAAAGCCATTTGAATGCGATATATGCAAGATGGTATTTGGATATAAATGCAGTATCAAGGGACACATTGAAAATGTCCATTCGGAAACTGTTAAGTAA